From the Rhodothalassiaceae bacterium genome, one window contains:
- a CDS encoding cytosol aminopeptidase, with protein sequence MAALRSPEDILPAPEAAGGAAAVPIRLVDPARWQALDAEGLSALAGDAAADADAVRRLAAIHGFAAAPGAVLVVPGRDGLPAAALAGRPEKALDCWTAAAIAAALPEGSYRFADPLDDEQQAAAALGFALEGYRFSLAAEPKPPALRRLLVGEKPRRRALAEARAVFRVRDLVNLPANRLGPQRLAAEVEALAARHGAAVEIWRGDALIEKGFPAVHAVGAAGHEPPHVISLTWGAEDAPRLALVGKGVCFDSGGLDIKSAQGMRLMKKDMGGAAHALALAALVMEHGLPVRLHLVIPAVYNAVDARAYRPGDVIATRKGLQVEIGNTDAEGRLILADALAFADESAPELLIDFATLTGAARVALGPDLPALFTRDDALAAALEEAGRREADPLWRLPIHDPYAEDLGSEIADLSNIASHGFAGAIIAALFLDRFVGRAGAHAHLDIYAWNGKARPGRPAGGEAFALRAVFAVLRARWPGG encoded by the coding sequence ATGGCCGCGCTGCGATCGCCCGAGGACATTCTGCCCGCGCCCGAGGCCGCCGGTGGCGCGGCCGCCGTGCCGATCCGGCTCGTCGATCCCGCGCGGTGGCAGGCGCTGGACGCCGAGGGCCTTTCCGCGCTTGCGGGCGATGCGGCGGCCGATGCGGACGCCGTGCGGCGGCTTGCCGCGATCCACGGCTTTGCCGCGGCGCCGGGCGCGGTGCTCGTGGTGCCGGGCCGGGACGGGCTGCCGGCGGCGGCGCTGGCGGGGCGGCCCGAGAAGGCGCTCGACTGCTGGACCGCCGCGGCCATCGCGGCGGCGCTGCCGGAGGGCAGCTACCGCTTCGCCGATCCGCTCGATGACGAACAGCAGGCCGCGGCCGCGCTCGGCTTTGCGCTCGAAGGATACCGCTTCTCGCTCGCCGCCGAGCCGAAGCCGCCGGCGCTGCGCCGGCTGCTGGTCGGCGAGAAGCCCCGCCGCCGGGCGCTGGCCGAGGCGCGGGCGGTCTTCCGGGTCCGCGACCTCGTCAATCTGCCGGCGAACCGGCTTGGACCTCAGAGGCTTGCAGCCGAGGTGGAGGCGCTGGCCGCCCGGCACGGGGCGGCGGTCGAGATCTGGCGCGGGGATGCCCTGATCGAGAAGGGATTCCCGGCCGTGCACGCGGTGGGCGCGGCCGGGCACGAGCCGCCGCATGTGATCAGCCTCACCTGGGGCGCGGAGGATGCGCCCCGGCTCGCCCTCGTCGGCAAGGGCGTGTGCTTCGATTCCGGCGGCCTCGACATCAAGTCCGCCCAGGGCATGCGGCTCATGAAGAAGGACATGGGCGGCGCCGCCCATGCGCTGGCGCTGGCCGCGCTCGTGATGGAGCACGGGCTGCCGGTGCGGCTGCATCTCGTGATCCCGGCGGTCTACAATGCCGTGGACGCCCGCGCCTATCGCCCCGGCGACGTCATCGCGACCCGCAAGGGGCTGCAGGTCGAGATCGGCAACACCGATGCCGAAGGCCGGCTCATCCTCGCCGACGCCCTCGCCTTCGCCGACGAGAGCGCGCCCGAGCTGCTCATCGATTTCGCGACGCTGACGGGCGCGGCCCGCGTCGCGCTTGGCCCCGACCTGCCGGCCCTGTTCACCCGCGACGACGCATTGGCGGCCGCGCTGGAGGAGGCGGGCCGGCGGGAGGCGGACCCGCTCTGGCGGCTGCCGATCCACGACCCTTACGCCGAGGATCTCGGCAGCGAGATCGCCGACCTGAGCAACATCGCCTCCCACGGCTTCGCGGGAGCGATCATCGCGGCCCTCTTTCTCGACCGCTTCGTCGGCCGCGCGGGCGCGCATGCGCATCTCGACATCTACGCCTGGAACGGCAAGGCGCGACCGGGCCGGCCGGCCGGCGGCGAGGCCTTCGCGCTCAGAGCCGTCTTCGCGGTGCTGCGCGCGCGCTGGCCCGGCGGCTGA